One Pararhizobium sp. IMCC3301 DNA segment encodes these proteins:
- a CDS encoding carbamate kinase, producing MLVVAALGGNALLQRGQPMTVRNQRDNAQIAARALAVILRAGHRLVITHGNGPQVGLLALQNPTEDGYPLDVLGAETAGMIGYLIEQELENALEHDRPVATLLTQVVVDRNDPAFGTPTKFVGPGYDRPQAQAMADANGWKIALDGAKWRRVVASPAPREIPDTRVIQLLLDAGVVVICTGGGGIPVIRQGDGSLTGIEAVVDKDASSALLARSLGADVLLLLTDVDGVYRDFGSDNAVRQSWLSPQDALQFDAPAGSMAPKLLAAAAFAETGGLAGIGRLQDATEIMNKTAGTRISEHTPGR from the coding sequence CAACCAGCGTGACAACGCGCAGATCGCCGCGAGGGCTCTCGCCGTCATACTGCGGGCAGGGCACCGGTTGGTGATCACGCATGGCAACGGGCCACAGGTCGGGCTTCTGGCGCTACAGAACCCGACCGAGGATGGCTATCCGCTGGATGTTCTGGGGGCTGAAACGGCGGGAATGATCGGCTATTTGATCGAACAGGAGCTAGAAAACGCTCTGGAACACGACCGCCCCGTCGCCACGCTGCTGACGCAGGTCGTGGTGGACCGCAATGATCCGGCATTCGGCACCCCGACCAAATTCGTGGGACCGGGCTACGATCGCCCGCAGGCGCAAGCCATGGCCGACGCAAACGGCTGGAAAATCGCTCTGGATGGCGCGAAATGGCGCCGCGTGGTGGCCTCGCCTGCGCCGCGCGAGATTCCCGATACTCGCGTTATTCAGTTGTTGCTCGATGCTGGTGTCGTGGTCATCTGCACCGGCGGCGGCGGCATTCCGGTGATCCGGCAGGGTGATGGCAGTCTGACCGGGATCGAAGCAGTGGTGGACAAGGACGCATCAAGCGCCCTGCTGGCCCGGTCACTGGGTGCGGATGTGCTGTTGCTGTTGACCGACGTCGATGGTGTCTACCGGGATTTCGGATCGGACAACGCCGTGAGACAATCATGGCTGTCACCGCAAGACGCATTGCAATTCGACGCGCCTGCAGGATCGATGGCCCCAAAACTATTGGCCGCGGCAGCATTTGCCGAAACAGGTGGATTGGCAGGTATCGGGCGATTGCAGGACGCGACCGAGATCATGAACAAAACTGCCGGCACCCGGATTTCTGAACACACTCCGGGTAGGTGA
- a CDS encoding phosphatidylserine/phosphatidylglycerophosphate/cardiolipin synthase family protein, whose protein sequence is MIHHSILLVLWVAGIAVLLAFASWLAYRSYRRFLQKVRGPVSTALPVAGLQTPLDAQLAPLETRHSGQSGLMLLLDNADAFAARALSAAKAGRSLDLMYYIWSTDMAGWLLIDALVAAADRGVRIRLLLDDVNVQGFDPAFLALSQHKMIEVRLFNPTRHHGHGLRRMLEMILGLTRFNRRMHGKLWIADGRLAIIGGRNIGNTYFGADEGNRMYIDADIMLVGGKVTEVSTVFDSFWNLGLSLPIAAIWPGFKVNKPGFCKRLARHVGSAPSRRFLEQTMQGRAVDIFLTERLRWTSKVQLLADPPEKVYGQHSAPWMSTAVAGILAAAKTEVRLMTPYFVPGEVGIAGLTRLIARGVRVSLLTNALSSTDLILVYGAYRHYRGPLLAAGGHIHEYAKPALPGRKRDALHSKVFLMDGRQAIVGSLNFDLRSAFTNTELGLVFEESALLEELTALCDSLCAPDQAYRVALKGHALHWDVARAGLPQNMTVEPEAGWHRRALSWIVGQLPIQGLL, encoded by the coding sequence ATGATCCACCACAGCATCCTTCTCGTGTTGTGGGTCGCTGGGATAGCGGTGCTGCTCGCCTTTGCCTCCTGGCTGGCGTATCGTTCCTACCGCCGCTTTCTGCAAAAGGTGCGGGGGCCTGTGTCAACCGCGCTACCCGTCGCGGGGCTGCAAACACCGCTTGATGCGCAGTTGGCACCGCTGGAAACACGGCATTCCGGGCAAAGTGGCCTGATGCTGCTGCTTGACAACGCCGATGCTTTTGCCGCGCGTGCGCTGTCGGCCGCGAAGGCGGGGCGCAGTCTGGATCTGATGTATTACATCTGGAGCACCGATATGGCGGGTTGGCTGCTGATTGATGCGCTGGTCGCTGCCGCAGACCGGGGCGTGCGCATCCGCCTGTTGCTGGATGATGTGAACGTGCAAGGGTTCGATCCGGCATTTCTGGCCCTCAGCCAGCACAAGATGATCGAGGTGCGCCTGTTCAATCCGACGCGGCACCACGGTCATGGGTTACGCCGGATGCTGGAGATGATATTGGGGCTGACCCGGTTCAACCGGCGCATGCATGGCAAGCTCTGGATCGCGGATGGGCGGCTGGCGATCATCGGCGGTCGCAATATTGGCAACACCTATTTTGGTGCAGACGAGGGCAACCGTATGTACATTGATGCCGACATCATGCTGGTGGGTGGCAAGGTGACCGAGGTTTCAACCGTATTCGACAGTTTTTGGAACCTTGGCCTGTCTTTACCGATTGCCGCCATCTGGCCCGGCTTCAAGGTCAACAAACCTGGGTTTTGCAAACGTCTGGCGCGGCACGTCGGGTCTGCTCCGTCACGCCGGTTTCTGGAGCAGACGATGCAGGGGCGGGCAGTCGACATCTTCCTGACTGAACGCCTGCGCTGGACATCCAAAGTGCAGCTTCTGGCCGACCCGCCAGAAAAGGTCTATGGCCAACATTCTGCGCCCTGGATGTCGACTGCCGTTGCCGGCATTCTGGCCGCCGCAAAAACAGAAGTGCGGCTGATGACGCCCTATTTCGTGCCGGGCGAGGTTGGCATCGCGGGGTTGACCCGGCTTATAGCGCGGGGCGTCCGGGTATCGCTGCTGACCAACGCCCTCTCATCGACCGATCTGATACTGGTCTATGGTGCCTATCGCCATTATCGAGGCCCGTTGCTGGCCGCAGGGGGCCACATCCACGAATATGCGAAACCCGCGTTGCCCGGTCGCAAACGCGACGCGCTGCATTCCAAGGTATTCCTGATGGACGGGCGGCAGGCGATTGTCGGCTCGCTGAACTTCGATCTGCGCTCGGCGTTTACTAACACTGAACTTGGGCTTGTGTTCGAGGAGTCGGCATTGTTGGAAGAACTGACAGCCTTGTGCGACAGCCTTTGCGCGCCGGATCAGGCTTACCGTGTCGCGCTTAAAGGACATGCTTTGCACTGGGACGTGGCGCGCGCCGGCCTGCCACAAAATATGACTGTCGAGCCAGAGGCAGGATGGCACAGACGGGCGTTATCATGGATTGTAGGCCAATTGCCGATTCAGGGCTTGCTGTGA
- a CDS encoding endonuclease/exonuclease/phosphatase family protein, which produces MPISGTAPGNDPPQTVTTGPADDPAADLSVASYNIHKGIGTDRRRYLARTAEVIAEIRPDILALQEADTRFGTRTGLLDLDSIRRDLGLTVVPLDGVGDAHGWHGNLLLVRNALVQEVQQLVLPGLEPRGALVTDLVIAGQPLRIVNAHLGLLPVSRAAQASALIDKISQLEGRPTLLLGDLNEWRGGGAALQTLSQHFQIAEARLSFPGRYPILALDRMMLSPHGELLEVTAHDSPLSRRASDHLPIKARLRLGGFPMAKLT; this is translated from the coding sequence GTGCCCATATCGGGCACTGCACCCGGCAACGATCCGCCGCAAACCGTAACGACAGGCCCCGCAGATGACCCAGCCGCCGATCTATCTGTGGCCTCCTACAATATCCACAAGGGCATCGGCACCGACCGGCGGCGATATCTGGCGCGGACCGCGGAAGTGATCGCCGAAATCCGGCCCGATATTCTGGCCTTGCAAGAGGCAGACACTCGGTTTGGCACGCGCACAGGGTTGCTGGATCTGGACAGCATTCGCCGCGATCTGGGCCTGACTGTAGTGCCGCTGGACGGTGTGGGCGATGCACATGGCTGGCACGGCAACCTGCTGCTGGTCCGCAATGCGCTGGTGCAAGAGGTGCAGCAGCTTGTCCTGCCGGGGCTCGAGCCGCGCGGGGCGCTCGTGACCGATCTGGTGATTGCAGGGCAGCCTTTGCGCATCGTGAATGCACATCTGGGGCTGTTGCCCGTCTCGCGTGCCGCACAAGCCAGCGCGCTGATCGACAAGATCAGTCAGCTTGAGGGCCGACCGACCCTTCTGCTGGGCGATCTGAATGAATGGCGGGGCGGCGGGGCGGCGCTGCAAACCCTGAGCCAGCATTTCCAGATTGCCGAAGCCCGGCTCAGTTTTCCGGGCCGCTATCCGATATTGGCGCTGGACCGGATGATGCTGTCGCCGCATGGCGAACTGCTAGAAGTAACGGCGCATGACAGCCCGCTGTCGCGCCGTGCGTCGGACCATTTGCCGATCAAGGCAAGACTGCGGCTTGGCGGCTTTCCCATGGCAAAGCTGACATGA
- a CDS encoding PRC-barrel domain-containing protein — protein sequence MRLLISLTSAVILAVASGPFAVRAADVESLPDTTASEGQAAQQCQSDLRAFEGELARIGFGVLAPGGYGIGSGGYGTGFGLVGTTRQRMQALRDAADVYAFGGNEDACQMVLASMQQIYEEHDELVGIEADDPETRTEWRRAHLAKALPVTEMDRLMRADVVIGADLRTPDDATLGEITDVVLDPKLKTIAYVLVSRGGFLGMGEELVAVRWTDLRATDDHEIYVLDASPESFAAAPKVERRNFGESSGDTWRNSLDQYWAGVIGKS from the coding sequence ATGCGGCTATTAATATCACTCACTTCGGCGGTCATCCTTGCAGTCGCGAGCGGCCCCTTCGCCGTTCGCGCGGCGGACGTGGAATCGCTTCCGGACACGACGGCTTCCGAGGGGCAGGCGGCGCAGCAGTGCCAAAGCGACCTCCGGGCGTTTGAGGGCGAGCTGGCGCGCATCGGCTTCGGGGTGCTGGCGCCAGGTGGCTACGGAATAGGATCCGGCGGCTATGGCACGGGCTTCGGCCTGGTTGGTACAACACGCCAGCGGATGCAGGCGCTGCGCGACGCAGCAGACGTCTATGCATTCGGAGGAAACGAGGACGCCTGCCAGATGGTGCTCGCTTCCATGCAGCAAATCTACGAGGAGCATGACGAGCTGGTCGGCATTGAAGCCGACGACCCCGAGACGCGGACGGAGTGGCGGCGCGCCCATCTGGCGAAGGCTCTGCCGGTGACCGAGATGGACCGGCTGATGCGCGCGGATGTGGTCATCGGCGCGGATCTGCGCACTCCCGATGATGCGACGCTGGGGGAAATCACGGACGTCGTGCTCGACCCCAAATTGAAGACGATCGCCTACGTCCTGGTCTCCCGCGGTGGGTTTCTGGGAATGGGCGAGGAGCTGGTCGCCGTACGCTGGACCGATCTGCGTGCCACCGACGACCACGAGATCTACGTGCTCGACGCGTCGCCTGAATCCTTCGCTGCAGCGCCCAAAGTAGAGCGGCGGAACTTCGGAGAAAGCTCCGGCGACACGTGGCGCAACAGCCTCGATCAGTACTGGGCCGGTGTCATCGGCAAGTCTTAG
- a CDS encoding 3-hydroxybutyrate dehydrogenase, whose amino-acid sequence MNLNGKICIVTGAARGIGAEIAKRYVQSGAKVAIADLALESAEKTAADLTRMGPGEAIGVAMNVTDEAAVNGGVQAVVDTWGGVDVLVSNAGIQIVHELQDFPYDDWKKLLSIHLNGAFLTTKACLPYMYKAGSGTVILMGSVHSKEASPLKAAYVTAKHGLLGLARVIAKEGAAHGVRANVICPGFVKTPLVEKQIPEQARELGISEEEVVNRIMLGGTVDKEFTTVEDVAEIAHLFAAFPTNALTGQSIIVSHGWFME is encoded by the coding sequence ATGAATCTGAATGGAAAAATCTGTATCGTCACTGGTGCTGCCCGTGGCATCGGAGCCGAGATCGCCAAACGCTACGTGCAATCGGGCGCAAAAGTCGCGATCGCCGATCTGGCGCTGGAGTCCGCCGAGAAAACCGCCGCAGACCTGACCCGGATGGGTCCGGGAGAAGCGATCGGCGTTGCGATGAACGTCACCGATGAGGCGGCGGTCAACGGCGGGGTGCAAGCGGTCGTCGATACATGGGGCGGCGTCGATGTTCTGGTGTCCAATGCCGGCATCCAGATCGTGCACGAATTGCAGGATTTCCCGTATGATGACTGGAAGAAACTGCTGTCGATACATCTTAACGGGGCGTTTCTGACCACCAAGGCCTGCTTGCCATACATGTACAAGGCCGGGTCCGGCACGGTCATTTTGATGGGCTCGGTGCATTCCAAGGAAGCCTCGCCGCTAAAGGCGGCCTATGTCACGGCCAAGCACGGGCTGCTGGGCCTGGCCCGCGTGATCGCCAAGGAGGGCGCGGCGCACGGCGTGCGGGCCAACGTCATCTGCCCGGGATTCGTGAAAACGCCACTGGTCGAAAAGCAGATCCCCGAACAGGCGAGGGAGCTGGGCATCTCGGAAGAGGAGGTCGTCAACCGGATCATGCTGGGCGGCACGGTGGACAAGGAGTTCACCACTGTCGAGGACGTCGCCGAGATCGCGCATTTGTTCGCGGCCTTCCCCACCAACGCGCTGACCGGTCAGTCGATCATCGTCAGCCACGGCTGGTTCATGGAGTGA
- a CDS encoding acetoacetate decarboxylase, producing MNLQQIRDTAFAMPLTNPSYPPGPYKFANREYMVITYRTDMDALRAVVPEPLEVTGPVVKYEFIRMPDSTGFGDYTESGQVIPVSFEGRKGGYVHAMYLNDDSPISGGREIWGFPKKLAEPCLHVEKDTLVGTLNVGSIQVASGTMGYKHRELDFQQVRQSLLAPSYLLKIIPHVDCTPRICELVEYYLEDVTVKGAWSGPAALELHGHALAPVANLPVLEVLSASHILADLTLGLGKVVHDYLPHFK from the coding sequence ATGAACCTGCAACAGATCCGCGATACCGCCTTCGCAATGCCGCTGACCAATCCGTCCTATCCGCCGGGGCCGTATAAATTCGCCAACCGCGAATACATGGTCATCACCTATCGCACGGATATGGATGCCCTGCGGGCGGTGGTTCCGGAGCCGCTGGAAGTGACCGGACCAGTGGTGAAATACGAATTCATCCGGATGCCGGATTCCACCGGTTTTGGCGATTACACCGAGAGCGGCCAAGTGATCCCGGTCAGTTTCGAAGGCCGCAAGGGCGGCTATGTCCATGCGATGTATCTGAACGACGATAGCCCGATTTCCGGCGGGCGCGAGATTTGGGGATTCCCCAAGAAACTGGCCGAGCCCTGCTTGCACGTCGAGAAGGACACGCTGGTCGGCACGCTCAATGTCGGCTCGATCCAGGTCGCCAGCGGCACGATGGGCTACAAGCATCGCGAACTGGATTTCCAGCAGGTGCGGCAAAGTCTGCTGGCACCCAGCTATCTGCTGAAGATCATCCCGCATGTCGACTGTACGCCGCGCATTTGCGAACTGGTCGAATATTACCTGGAGGACGTGACGGTAAAGGGCGCATGGAGCGGACCAGCGGCGCTGGAACTGCATGGCCATGCCTTGGCGCCGGTGGCGAATCTGCCGGTGCTCGAGGTGCTGTCGGCCAGTCATATTCTGGCCGATCTCACGCTGGGGCTGGGCAAGGTGGTGCACGACTACCTGCCACATTTCAAGTAA
- a CDS encoding patatin-like phospholipase family protein: MGTEQNVLVLQGGGALGAYQAGAYEALFASGRRTEWVAGVSIGAFNAALIAGNPPERRVERLRAFWDLVSSGSAAMPFLAGLMPRGFYNELSAAATMAQGVPGFFSPRFPPAAMMPAGSIGANSFYDTSPLRETLLELADFDYLNAGAVRLCVGAVNVETGNMTWFDSAKQTITPDHIMASGALPPGFPAVEIDGAFYWDGGLVSNTPLQYVYDERSDADLCIFQVDLFNARGKMPTSIWDIEARTKEIRFSSRTRLNTDLLCYMHVRRDADRRLYGKLPPELRNDPDARALLSNDRDPDITIAHLIYRQTRHEKQSKDYEFSRASVLDHWRDGERDVITTLNHPDWKARHKDTVHVRVFDLTKSRAKQPT, translated from the coding sequence ATGGGAACCGAACAAAACGTACTGGTGTTGCAGGGCGGTGGCGCGCTAGGTGCCTACCAGGCCGGCGCCTACGAGGCGCTATTTGCCAGCGGGCGGCGGACGGAATGGGTCGCAGGGGTTTCCATCGGAGCGTTCAACGCAGCGCTGATCGCTGGCAATCCACCCGAGCGCCGCGTCGAAAGGCTGCGGGCATTCTGGGATCTGGTATCGTCCGGAAGCGCCGCAATGCCTTTCCTCGCCGGCCTGATGCCGCGCGGGTTCTACAACGAACTGAGCGCCGCCGCGACGATGGCGCAGGGTGTGCCGGGATTCTTTTCACCACGCTTTCCGCCGGCTGCGATGATGCCTGCCGGAAGTATCGGTGCCAACAGTTTCTATGACACCTCGCCGTTACGCGAAACCCTGCTGGAGCTTGCGGATTTCGACTATCTCAACGCCGGTGCAGTCCGCCTTTGCGTCGGTGCGGTCAATGTCGAGACCGGCAACATGACGTGGTTCGACAGCGCAAAACAGACGATCACGCCCGATCATATCATGGCCAGCGGCGCTCTGCCGCCGGGGTTTCCCGCCGTCGAGATCGACGGCGCGTTCTACTGGGACGGCGGGTTGGTGTCGAACACGCCGCTGCAATATGTTTATGACGAACGGTCCGACGCAGACCTGTGCATCTTTCAGGTCGATTTGTTCAACGCACGCGGCAAGATGCCGACTTCGATCTGGGACATCGAGGCGCGCACCAAGGAAATCCGCTTTTCCAGCCGGACCCGGCTGAACACCGATTTGCTGTGCTACATGCATGTGAGACGCGATGCGGACAGACGGTTGTATGGCAAACTGCCGCCCGAATTGCGCAACGATCCCGACGCGCGTGCGCTGCTGTCGAATGACCGAGATCCCGACATCACCATCGCGCATCTGATCTACCGGCAGACCAGACACGAAAAGCAGTCCAAAGACTACGAGTTCTCACGGGCCTCGGTGCTTGACCACTGGCGGGACGGCGAACGGGATGTGATCACCACGCTCAACCACCCGGACTGGAAAGCGCGCCACAAGGACACCGTCCATGTCCGGGTATTCGATCTGACAAAATCGCGGGCAAAACAGCCAACCTGA
- a CDS encoding CBS domain-containing protein has protein sequence MLVKDVMTKKVVTVTPETRIEEIVRLFLKHHISGVPVVDEAGAVAGLVSEGDLMRRVADAPRRSWWLELFAGDGTSAADYVKAHGRQARDVMTREMITLPEDTPVGRAAAVLEKHRMKRIPVLRDGKLVGIVSRSNLLQGLSVASAIPEPSADERVIPARILEALADVPGIQVSLVNVVVNDGVASIYGMVETISRPTPSAWPPKRPWAKVRSKSSWAAFRRGATAMAFDA, from the coding sequence ATGTTGGTCAAAGACGTCATGACGAAAAAGGTCGTCACCGTGACACCCGAAACCCGGATTGAGGAAATTGTCCGCCTGTTTCTCAAACACCATATCAGCGGCGTACCCGTAGTGGATGAGGCGGGTGCCGTCGCAGGACTGGTCAGCGAGGGTGATCTGATGCGCCGGGTCGCCGATGCGCCGCGCCGGTCCTGGTGGCTTGAACTTTTCGCTGGTGACGGGACCAGCGCAGCCGACTATGTGAAAGCCCACGGTCGGCAGGCCCGTGATGTGATGACGCGCGAAATGATCACCCTGCCAGAGGACACGCCGGTCGGCCGTGCGGCGGCGGTGCTTGAAAAACACCGGATGAAGCGGATTCCGGTTCTGCGCGACGGCAAGCTTGTCGGGATCGTCAGCCGGAGCAACCTGTTGCAGGGCCTGTCGGTGGCTTCTGCCATTCCCGAGCCCAGCGCCGATGAGCGCGTGATACCGGCCCGCATCCTTGAGGCTTTGGCTGACGTGCCGGGAATTCAGGTGTCTTTGGTCAATGTGGTGGTCAACGACGGCGTCGCCAGCATTTACGGCATGGTCGAAACGATTTCGAGGCCAACGCCATCCGCTTGGCCGCCGAAGAGGCCGTGGGCGAAGGTAAGGTCGAAATCCAGTTGGGCCGCCTTCCGGCGTGGGGCTACGGCTATGGCATTTGACGCTTAA
- a CDS encoding YncE family protein has translation MTMTSQSPSVSRPLGRRTWFSEAVLKTALARIIRNGTMTLRLPDGRSLSFGSGSGPEHIVVAADNAVLYAADADPGNVLELSLNDGSVLRSFVIGGELHGLDLSDNRTTSFIAGRGKVKIAAFALSTGTIAFARLSPEPYRLTNVPGTGTFFVSSRAEPKVWIVDEITLAAVKEFPVEGETHQMTTIDRDTDGSTHE, from the coding sequence ATGACGATGACTTCACAAAGCCCGTCAGTGTCCCGGCCGCTCGGGCGCCGCACCTGGTTTTCCGAAGCGGTGCTAAAAACCGCTTTGGCGCGGATCATCCGGAACGGAACGATGACCCTGCGGCTGCCCGATGGCCGTAGTCTGAGCTTTGGCAGCGGCTCTGGACCCGAACATATCGTCGTCGCCGCGGACAATGCCGTGCTCTACGCCGCGGACGCGGATCCGGGCAACGTGCTGGAACTGTCGCTGAACGACGGCTCTGTTTTGCGCAGCTTTGTCATTGGCGGCGAGTTGCACGGGCTGGACCTGTCAGACAATCGCACGACCTCATTTATTGCCGGTCGTGGCAAAGTCAAGATCGCGGCGTTTGCACTCTCAACCGGAACCATCGCGTTCGCACGCCTGTCACCGGAACCCTACCGTCTGACCAACGTGCCCGGGACCGGTACATTCTTTGTCTCGTCCCGGGCGGAACCAAAGGTCTGGATTGTGGATGAGATAACACTGGCTGCCGTGAAAGAATTTCCGGTCGAAGGTGAAACGCACCAGATGACAACAATCGACCGGGATACAGATGGATCAACCCATGAATGA
- a CDS encoding isoprenylcysteine carboxylmethyltransferase family protein: MNESFNHAGAWGITLIVAVLVSWFFYRYFAPKNWREWVGAGVVEAFIIALYAEMYGFPLTIYLLVRFFGLDSEYVSASLWSSLVGLGETGMMISMLLGYALAFIGVGLFAQGWRQVHKARGEDRLETDGLYAYVRHPQYTGLFIALFGEGVVHWPTLFSVGLFPVIVFVYTWLARREEQQVLKQFGEAYRAYQRQVPMFIPRWGRWRKLAAASRDSSDDEAA; this comes from the coding sequence ATGAATGAATCGTTTAATCACGCTGGAGCCTGGGGTATCACACTGATCGTTGCCGTCTTGGTGTCTTGGTTCTTCTATCGTTATTTCGCGCCGAAGAACTGGCGGGAATGGGTCGGCGCTGGGGTGGTTGAGGCTTTTATCATCGCGCTTTATGCAGAAATGTACGGCTTTCCGCTCACCATCTATCTGTTGGTGCGTTTTTTCGGCCTGGACAGCGAATATGTTAGCGCCAGCCTGTGGTCTTCCTTGGTAGGGCTCGGCGAAACCGGCATGATGATCTCAATGTTGCTTGGCTATGCGCTCGCTTTCATCGGTGTAGGACTTTTTGCTCAGGGCTGGCGTCAAGTCCACAAGGCACGAGGTGAAGACCGTCTGGAGACAGATGGCTTGTATGCGTATGTGCGACATCCGCAGTACACAGGGCTGTTTATTGCTCTGTTCGGAGAAGGAGTGGTGCATTGGCCAACGCTTTTCTCGGTCGGCCTTTTTCCAGTGATCGTATTTGTCTACACATGGCTGGCTCGGCGTGAGGAACAGCAGGTTCTCAAGCAGTTCGGCGAGGCATACCGCGCCTATCAGCGGCAGGTGCCAATGTTCATCCCTCGTTGGGGCCGCTGGCGTAAACTCGCTGCCGCTTCGCGAGACAGCAGTGATGATGAGGCAGCGTGA
- a CDS encoding type II glyceraldehyde-3-phosphate dehydrogenase — protein MNSAKKIRVAVNGYGVIGKRVADAVARQDDMELAGVADISVDWRPRMAMQKGFRLFAATEDHSEAMRNAGLDIAGSLDDLLEASDLVVDCTPKRIAAVNVDIYRQRGIKFIVHGGEKHEVTGHSFVAEASYSSALNRESTRVVSCNTTSIVRTLTALKHAGLLRRARGTLLRRATDPWESHLGGIMNTLVPEPEIPSHQGPDAQSVDPDFDVITMAVKVAETLAHLHYWSVQLTRPASREEVLDAFAASSRIALIRMDAGLTALNVVKELMADLGRPHDNLYEVALWSDMLKVEGDELFYVYMVDNQAIVIPETIDAIRALTGTISNAEESIAKTDAALGIGLLTELLGQR, from the coding sequence ATGAACTCAGCGAAAAAGATCCGGGTCGCCGTCAACGGCTACGGCGTGATCGGAAAGCGTGTCGCCGACGCCGTGGCCCGGCAGGACGACATGGAACTCGCCGGGGTAGCAGACATCAGTGTCGACTGGCGCCCGCGCATGGCGATGCAGAAGGGCTTCCGCCTTTTCGCGGCCACCGAGGACCATTCAGAGGCGATGCGGAACGCCGGTCTCGATATCGCGGGGAGCCTCGATGATCTGCTCGAGGCGAGTGATCTGGTGGTTGATTGCACGCCAAAGCGGATCGCGGCGGTCAACGTCGACATCTATCGACAACGTGGCATCAAGTTCATTGTCCATGGTGGCGAGAAGCACGAGGTGACCGGACACTCCTTCGTCGCCGAGGCCAGCTATTCGAGCGCGTTGAACCGGGAAAGTACGCGCGTCGTCTCCTGCAACACAACCTCGATCGTCAGAACCCTTACTGCGCTGAAGCATGCGGGCCTGCTACGCCGCGCGCGCGGGACGTTGCTGCGCCGGGCGACGGACCCGTGGGAAAGTCACCTCGGCGGGATCATGAACACGCTGGTCCCCGAGCCCGAGATTCCCAGTCATCAAGGGCCGGATGCGCAGAGCGTCGACCCCGACTTTGATGTCATCACGATGGCGGTCAAGGTGGCGGAGACCCTGGCGCATTTGCACTACTGGTCGGTGCAGTTGACCCGGCCGGCCTCCAGGGAAGAAGTGCTCGACGCCTTTGCCGCATCGTCCCGGATCGCCTTGATCCGCATGGATGCCGGATTGACTGCTCTCAACGTAGTCAAGGAACTCATGGCCGACCTCGGTCGGCCGCATGACAATCTTTACGAGGTGGCGCTGTGGTCGGACATGCTGAAAGTCGAAGGGGACGAGTTATTCTACGTTTACATGGTCGACAATCAGGCGATCGTCATTCCCGAGACGATCGACGCGATCCGGGCACTAACTGGAACGATCAGCAACGCCGAAGAATCGATCGCCAAAACTGATGCAGCGCTCGGTATCGGCCTGCTGACCGAATTGCTGGGGCAACGATGA
- a CDS encoding PRC-barrel domain-containing protein, producing MLLNLSSIRGHDIAASDGTIGSLSDVLFDDTSWMIRWLLVDTGNWLAGRQVLLPPSALGHAEPNRKTFPVRLTKAEVEASPELDSHRPVSRQFETSTYDYYGWSPYWGSGYYLGGYGLFGGALPMSGYPGRDRYTDEIDRHKHDLDEPHLRSAEEVAGYHIHATDGEIGHLSDLVLEDTDWSIHFLIVDTSNWWMGQKVLISPRSAQDIRWTEQLICLDVDRQKVKDSPPYDPANPIDRAHEERMAGHYAKPRPEPDPDPTEKSQKAV from the coding sequence ATGCTGCTCAACCTGTCGTCGATCCGGGGGCATGACATCGCGGCCAGCGACGGCACCATCGGCTCGCTCAGCGATGTCCTCTTTGATGACACCAGCTGGATGATCCGCTGGCTCCTCGTCGATACCGGGAATTGGCTGGCAGGCCGCCAGGTGCTGTTGCCACCTTCGGCCCTGGGACATGCCGAGCCCAACCGCAAGACCTTTCCCGTGCGCCTGACCAAGGCAGAGGTTGAGGCCAGCCCCGAGTTGGACAGCCACCGGCCCGTGTCGCGGCAGTTTGAGACTTCGACCTATGACTATTATGGGTGGAGCCCGTATTGGGGATCGGGCTACTATCTTGGCGGCTATGGCTTGTTTGGCGGCGCCCTGCCGATGAGCGGATATCCCGGAAGGGATCGCTACACCGACGAGATCGACCGGCACAAGCACGATCTGGACGAGCCGCATCTGCGAAGCGCCGAGGAAGTCGCAGGCTATCACATCCACGCCACCGACGGAGAGATCGGACATCTGTCCGACCTCGTCCTGGAGGACACGGACTGGAGCATCCATTTCCTGATCGTGGATACAAGCAACTGGTGGATGGGGCAGAAAGTGCTGATCTCGCCCCGCTCGGCGCAGGATATTCGCTGGACCGAGCAACTGATCTGCCTCGACGTTGACCGGCAAAAGGTCAAGGACAGCCCGCCTTACGATCCGGCCAATCCGATTGACCGTGCCCACGAGGAACGGATGGCCGGGCATTATGCCAAGCCCCGACCCGAACCGGATCCCGACCCCACGGAAAAGTCGCAGAAAGCCGTATAA